In a single window of the Aridibaculum aurantiacum genome:
- a CDS encoding YcxB family protein, producing MHIRVRLTEKIINDCLQLHYHDQPTGRRMRQRLYLIPLVMLGIAAFILYNELRSPAVGQNFYMALLYVSFAFIYYFFMRHRMMRAGGKLLRNLGENSSFEMDVNEEELTTTTKSQSFSQPWSSFTGGLISNNNVLLYQANNSFSMFNHSFFEAGDFDRFKQLVQDNVQPVIVVNKD from the coding sequence ATGCACATACGCGTACGGCTCACCGAAAAGATCATTAACGACTGCCTGCAGTTACACTACCACGACCAGCCTACAGGCCGCAGAATGAGGCAGCGACTGTACCTGATACCACTGGTGATGCTCGGTATAGCAGCATTTATTCTATACAATGAACTTCGTAGTCCTGCAGTTGGTCAAAATTTCTATATGGCTTTGTTGTATGTCAGCTTTGCTTTTATCTACTACTTCTTTATGCGTCACCGCATGATGCGTGCAGGTGGTAAACTTTTGAGGAACCTAGGTGAAAACTCGTCATTTGAAATGGATGTAAATGAAGAAGAACTGACCACGACCACAAAAAGCCAGTCTTTCTCACAACCATGGTCAAGCTTTACTGGCGGCCTTATCAGCAACAACAACGTGCTGCTTTACCAGGCAAACAACTCATTTTCTATGTTCAATCACAGCTTTTTCGAAGCAGGTGATTTCGATCGTTTTAAACAACTGGTACAAGACAATGTACAGCCGGTGATAGTGGTGAATAAAGATTAA
- a CDS encoding quinone-dependent dihydroorotate dehydrogenase, which yields MYKLLRNLLFNFDAEAVHHFSMNSLQIVGNLKPAQKILAKAFSHIDASLHRHLFGLDFKNPVGLAAGFDKNALFIKELEMLGFGHVEIGTVTPQPQPGNDTPRLFRLPQDKAIVNRMGFNNNGVKAVAARLRATERNIIIGGNIGKNKVTANEDAWKDYEICFRELFDCVDYFVVNVSSPNTPGLRELQERSSLQKILGHLQTINKGNSRPKPLLLKIAPDLTTTQLDEIIQLAEEVELDGLVATNTTISRENLRTPSSKVEAIGAGGLSGAPVKARSTEVVKYIANATGGRLPIIASGGIFTGEDAQEKLAAGASLVQVWTGFIYEGPAIAKRICKHLS from the coding sequence ATGTACAAATTACTCCGAAACCTTCTTTTCAATTTTGATGCTGAGGCTGTTCATCATTTTTCGATGAATTCACTGCAAATTGTGGGTAACCTTAAGCCGGCTCAAAAAATACTGGCAAAGGCGTTTTCTCATATAGACGCTTCGCTCCATCGCCACCTTTTTGGTCTTGATTTTAAAAATCCTGTTGGCCTTGCAGCTGGTTTTGATAAAAATGCCCTATTTATAAAAGAACTGGAGATGCTGGGTTTCGGACATGTAGAAATTGGAACCGTTACACCACAGCCACAACCAGGAAATGATACTCCCCGCTTGTTTCGCCTGCCACAGGATAAAGCGATCGTAAACCGGATGGGCTTTAACAACAATGGTGTAAAAGCTGTAGCTGCACGACTTCGTGCCACTGAACGCAACATTATTATTGGAGGCAATATTGGTAAGAATAAAGTTACCGCCAATGAGGATGCATGGAAGGACTACGAGATCTGCTTCAGGGAGTTGTTTGACTGTGTTGATTATTTTGTGGTAAATGTTAGTTCACCCAACACTCCCGGCTTACGCGAGTTGCAGGAACGTTCTTCTTTACAAAAAATTCTTGGTCATCTTCAAACCATCAACAAAGGGAATAGCAGGCCAAAGCCGCTGTTGCTAAAGATCGCACCAGACCTTACCACTACACAGCTGGATGAAATAATACAACTGGCAGAGGAGGTAGAGCTGGATGGACTGGTAGCCACCAATACCACCATCAGCCGTGAAAATTTACGTACACCTTCATCTAAAGTAGAAGCGATTGGAGCTGGTGGCTTAAGCGGTGCACCAGTTAAAGCAAGATCAACAGAAGTGGTAAAATATATAGCAAACGCTACCGGCGGAAGATTACCAATCATAGCCAGCGGTGGAATTTTTACAGGTGAAGATGCACAGGAAAAATTAGCTGCAGGTGCTTCCCTGGTGCAGGTTTGGACGGGCTTTATTTATGAGGGCCCGGCTATTGCTAAAAGGATCTGTAAGCATTTAAGTTGA
- a CDS encoding thiolase family protein — protein sequence MQEAYIVAGYRTAVTKSKRGGFRFKRPDDLAIEVIKGLVASVPQLEPTRVDDVIVGNAVPEAEQGLQVGRIIAARALGFDVPGMTVNRYCASGLETISIATAKIRMGMADCIIAGGVESMSMVPTAGWKTVPAYSIASDEPDYYLNMGLTAEAVAKEYKVSREEQDEFSYHSHQKAINAIQNGFFKPGIIPINVEQVYLDENGKKKKRSYVVDTDEGPRADTSLDALSKLKPAFAAGGMVTAGNSSQTSDGASFVLVMSEKMVNELGLKPIGRLVGCVNAGVHPRIMGIGPVAAVPKVLQQVNMNLNEIDLVELNEAFASQSVAVIRELGLNPDIVNINGGAIALGHPLGCTGSKLTVQILHEMKRLDKKYGLVTACVGGGQGIAGIIENIN from the coding sequence ATGCAAGAAGCATATATAGTAGCAGGATACCGGACAGCTGTAACCAAAAGCAAACGTGGAGGTTTTCGTTTTAAGCGTCCTGATGATCTTGCGATTGAAGTTATAAAAGGATTGGTGGCTTCAGTGCCTCAACTGGAGCCAACGCGTGTTGATGATGTGATAGTTGGTAATGCCGTACCTGAAGCCGAACAAGGTTTGCAGGTAGGAAGAATAATAGCCGCCAGGGCATTGGGTTTTGATGTGCCGGGTATGACAGTAAATCGTTATTGCGCCAGCGGTTTAGAAACCATTTCTATTGCTACTGCCAAAATTAGAATGGGTATGGCTGATTGTATAATAGCAGGTGGGGTAGAAAGCATGAGCATGGTGCCAACAGCCGGTTGGAAAACAGTTCCTGCCTATTCCATTGCCAGCGATGAGCCGGATTATTACCTGAATATGGGTTTAACTGCAGAAGCTGTTGCTAAAGAATATAAGGTAAGTCGGGAGGAACAGGATGAGTTCAGCTATCACTCACATCAAAAGGCAATCAATGCTATTCAAAATGGATTTTTCAAACCTGGAATAATTCCGATAAATGTAGAGCAGGTATACCTGGATGAGAATGGAAAAAAGAAGAAGCGTTCTTATGTTGTAGATACAGATGAAGGTCCTCGTGCTGATACAAGTTTAGATGCACTCAGTAAGCTGAAACCAGCGTTTGCAGCAGGTGGAATGGTAACGGCAGGTAACTCTTCACAAACCAGCGATGGAGCCAGCTTTGTACTAGTGATGAGCGAGAAAATGGTGAACGAACTAGGGCTTAAACCGATTGGTAGGTTGGTAGGTTGTGTGAATGCAGGAGTACATCCTCGCATCATGGGTATTGGTCCTGTGGCTGCTGTACCTAAAGTGTTGCAACAGGTAAACATGAACCTGAATGAGATTGACCTGGTAGAACTGAACGAGGCTTTTGCATCGCAGTCGGTGGCAGTGATTCGTGAGCTGGGTCTTAATCCTGACATCGTGAACATCAATGGAGGAGCTATTGCGCTTGGTCATCCTTTAGGCTGTACCGGTAGTAAACTAACCGTACAGATACTACATGAAATGAAGCGCCTGGACAAGAAGTACGGATTGGTGACAGCATGTGTAGGTGGTGGCCAGGGTATTGCTGGTATCATAGAAAACATCAACTAA
- a CDS encoding zinc-binding dehydrogenase, with amino-acid sequence MRAIVLQDKEQSLQVQEVETPKPAAGEVLVRIKAAAFNHRDLWIQKGQYAGLRYPIILGSDGAGVVTEVGDGANEHWLDKEVIINPGLHWGDDPNFHSKQFKILGLPDNGTFAEYVVVPASALFNKPAYLSWEEAAAIPLAGLTAYRALFTRGKVKQGNKVLISGIGGGVALMAMKLALAAGAEVYVTSGSDDKIDRAVQLGAKLGINYKINGWHKLFQSAVEGFDVIIDSAAGDGFKNFVDLANLGGRIVFYGGTQGPITSLNPQKIFWKHLNIMGTTMGTPAEFEEMVKLFETHQIHPVIDKIFPMADAEVAIRKMDEASQFGKLVLQGF; translated from the coding sequence ATGAGAGCAATAGTTTTACAGGATAAGGAGCAGTCATTACAAGTACAGGAAGTAGAAACACCCAAGCCAGCAGCAGGAGAAGTATTGGTTCGAATAAAAGCAGCAGCTTTCAATCATCGTGATCTTTGGATACAAAAAGGGCAATACGCTGGATTGCGCTACCCGATCATTTTAGGAAGTGATGGGGCTGGGGTAGTAACAGAAGTAGGAGATGGTGCAAATGAACATTGGCTGGATAAAGAAGTAATCATCAACCCTGGTCTTCATTGGGGTGATGATCCCAACTTCCATAGCAAACAATTTAAAATATTAGGTCTTCCTGATAATGGAACTTTTGCTGAATATGTAGTAGTTCCTGCTTCGGCTTTATTCAATAAACCTGCGTACCTGTCTTGGGAGGAAGCAGCGGCTATACCCCTGGCAGGACTTACAGCTTACCGGGCATTGTTTACACGTGGTAAGGTAAAACAGGGAAACAAAGTTTTGATATCTGGTATTGGTGGAGGTGTAGCACTGATGGCGATGAAACTGGCGCTTGCTGCAGGTGCTGAAGTATATGTTACTTCGGGAAGTGATGATAAGATTGACCGTGCTGTACAGCTGGGCGCAAAGCTGGGTATTAACTATAAGATCAATGGCTGGCATAAACTATTTCAATCTGCAGTAGAGGGATTTGATGTAATCATTGATAGCGCTGCCGGCGATGGTTTTAAAAATTTTGTAGACCTGGCAAACCTTGGTGGACGCATCGTTTTCTATGGCGGCACGCAAGGTCCCATCACATCGCTCAACCCGCAAAAGATTTTTTGGAAACACCTCAATATTATGGGCACTACAATGGGTACTCCGGCTGAATTTGAAGAAATGGTCAAGCTGTTTGAAACGCATCAGATTCATCCTGTCATTGATAAAATTTTTCCAATGGCCGATGCCGAAGTTGCCATTCGCAAAATGGATGAGGCCAGCCAGTTTGGTAAGCTGGTGTTGCAAGGCTTCTGA
- a CDS encoding DUF2721 domain-containing protein, whose protein sequence is MEISINTPALLFPAISLIMLAHTNRFLALANRVRSLHAEYLQGDKKEIIHGQIRNLRYRLRLIKNMQAMGVMSFLACIFCMYCIYIQNMAWAHILFAFSLVFFILSLVLSLVEIQVSTKALELELSDMEGLEDHSLVKYIKKKFERD, encoded by the coding sequence ATGGAGATCAGCATCAACACGCCTGCACTATTGTTTCCTGCTATTAGTTTGATCATGCTAGCACATACCAATCGTTTTCTTGCATTGGCAAACAGGGTACGAAGCCTTCATGCAGAATACTTGCAAGGCGATAAAAAAGAAATCATTCATGGACAAATAAGAAACCTGCGCTACAGGCTGCGGCTTATTAAGAATATGCAGGCCATGGGCGTAATGAGTTTCCTTGCCTGCATCTTTTGCATGTATTGCATCTATATACAGAACATGGCGTGGGCGCACATCTTATTTGCTTTTAGCTTGGTATTTTTTATTCTTTCACTCGTGCTTTCTCTTGTAGAGATACAGGTAAGTACCAAAGCGCTGGAACTGGAGCTGAGCGATATGGAAGGACTGGAAGACCATTCGCTGGTGAAGTATATAAAGAAGAAGTTTGAAAGAGACTAA
- a CDS encoding APC family permease, which translates to MQSNQKLNLFSLTMIVIGLVIGMGIFRTASDAARAALTPSIYFAGWIVGGLVALCGALTYAEIGSRYPVTGGYYKIFSYAYHPSLAFALNCSILISNAASIAGVALIGAGYIKGVFFPGSTDAVSMAIAIAAIALFYGVNVLGLRMSSKTQNVLMIIKIAMVLLLIAALVYPPAYAANNVPLTQPIDEGASTSTILTSFGLCLVAVSFTYGGYQQTINFGSEIKDAPRTMPKGIFLGIGVIILLYLLVNIAYYNIIGFNELKNSREIASLVVGKLFGTQGANVFSVLLFLSVLAYVNVTLLSNPRVMFAMSEDGVLPEVFQRRWQRRNVYIVALTTFAAIAMVVVFFAETFDRILSFSIFLDSFGMATSAATIFILRKRTKHLDKKGIYKMRLYPLMPLLFIAAYVFVCISIAVTSTNIAITGVGVMVGFILLYFVIKKRPPKYIDPATAVEQNTDD; encoded by the coding sequence ATGCAAAGCAACCAGAAGCTCAACTTGTTTTCGCTAACCATGATCGTCATTGGCCTGGTGATAGGCATGGGAATTTTTAGAACTGCCAGCGACGCAGCGAGAGCTGCACTTACTCCATCCATCTATTTTGCAGGCTGGATAGTAGGTGGACTGGTAGCTTTATGTGGAGCGCTTACCTATGCAGAAATAGGATCGCGCTACCCTGTTACCGGCGGGTACTATAAAATATTTTCTTACGCTTATCATCCCTCACTGGCATTTGCACTTAACTGTAGTATACTCATTTCAAATGCGGCTTCCATTGCAGGTGTTGCATTGATTGGTGCCGGGTATATAAAAGGAGTTTTCTTTCCAGGAAGTACGGATGCGGTTTCGATGGCTATTGCTATTGCAGCTATTGCACTGTTTTATGGTGTAAATGTGCTTGGTCTTCGCATGAGCTCGAAGACGCAGAATGTGCTAATGATCATCAAGATCGCAATGGTATTGCTGCTGATCGCTGCTCTTGTATACCCACCAGCTTATGCCGCTAATAATGTTCCGCTTACACAGCCTATAGACGAAGGCGCTTCTACCTCCACCATCCTTACCTCGTTTGGTCTTTGCCTCGTGGCTGTTTCATTTACCTATGGCGGCTACCAGCAAACCATCAACTTTGGTAGCGAGATAAAAGATGCACCTCGCACTATGCCTAAAGGTATCTTTCTCGGCATAGGCGTCATCATTCTACTTTACCTGCTGGTAAATATTGCTTACTACAATATCATCGGGTTTAACGAACTGAAGAACAGCAGGGAAATAGCATCGTTGGTGGTGGGTAAATTATTTGGAACACAAGGCGCCAATGTATTTTCTGTATTGCTATTTCTTTCAGTACTCGCTTATGTAAATGTGACGCTGCTAAGCAACCCGCGTGTCATGTTTGCCATGAGCGAGGATGGCGTGTTGCCTGAAGTGTTTCAGCGGCGGTGGCAGCGGCGAAATGTTTATATAGTAGCACTCACCACATTTGCTGCCATAGCAATGGTTGTAGTGTTTTTTGCAGAAACGTTCGATCGCATTTTGTCCTTTAGCATTTTCCTCGATTCATTTGGTATGGCCACATCGGCAGCTACCATTTTCATTTTGCGAAAGCGTACAAAACACCTGGATAAAAAAGGCATTTACAAAATGCGGTTGTATCCACTGATGCCGCTGTTGTTTATAGCTGCATATGTTTTTGTTTGTATAAGTATAGCCGTTACCTCTACCAATATTGCTATCACTGGTGTAGGTGTGATGGTAGGATTTATCCTTCTTTACTTCGTCATTAAGAAACGGCCACCAAAATATATTGACCCTGCCACTGCGGTAGAACAAAATACGGATGATTAA